The genomic interval TCGGCAATTTGCTTGGTCGCATGAGGTTCATTGGCTCCATCAGACCATGGCCAGCCAGACTCTGTGACCACAATGGGGATACCAGAAAAGTTGAGAGCTTTTATTGAATGATAGGTTGCATCCAGCATGGCATCAAACATGTTATTATAGTGGAGGAGTGTGTTTGGGTCAACAATCTGCCGGTTTATAGACAATGGCTGGAAAAGAGCATAATCAAATGGAAAATATGCGTTTCCTTTTATGTATCCATAGTAAGGATAAACATTTAACATATAGTAGGAGTTGGTGTTTTTCAAGAACTGAAGGAGTTGATAAATGGTGGAGTTCAATGAAGAATTGAATGTGGCCGTAGAGGGAGGAAAAGAGGTAAGAATGACATCCATAGACTGGGGAGTTGAAACTTTGACTTGAAGATTTAGGTTTGCAGCAACAAGAGCTTTATAAAGGTATTTCATGGCACGGATCAAGACTGGGGCTGCATTAGGGATAGAGGTAAGAAGCTCACTGCCTACAGCAATGGCTGATATATTGGTTGCAGGTATATAAAGTGCAACATTCTTATTAACCCAAGCAGCAGCAGCTGATGGAGACTTTCCAATTTTTAGAACCTCCTCATTTGTAACACCAACCATTACTTCAATGCTACTATTTGCAAAGGCTTTGAGTAATTGGGCATTGGCATTATAGAGTCTAACATGAGTAAATTCGTACTGTTTGAGCATTGAAACCACATCTGAGGCAGGTGGAAGACTGGACACATGTGTGCCAATATTTATCCCCACAAATGCTCCTGATCGATTCAAAGAATTGCATTAGGAATGGAAAGAAGAATAAAGTGATGATGTCACAATAACTGTCTAAGACTCCGATACACCAAAAGATCCTCATTTTTCCACAATAAGAAGAAAGTGATGTGGGGCACCAGATAATaccattcattttttttcgCATATAAACATTGCAACCGCGTGTAGGGCACCAGATCCAGGGTTCTTTTTTCCATATGAAACgtgagaagaaggaagaaggggagaaaagaaggaaaaggaaagaaggAGTAggggaaaagaagaaagataaaGTGGCGGTGGCAGCAACCTGGATGGAGGAGGGAGAAAGAGGAGAAAAACAATAttacaaagattttttttatttaaaaacaatattttgaaaataaaaatagtgtGTCACGTTAGCTTTATGTTAGTATATTAATCGAAAATTGACGGCTATGACCAAAATGCTACCAAAATTAAACCTCAAAGTTAAAATGACGAATTCGATAACTCGGGGACTAAAATATTACCAAATCCAAACCTAAGGAACCATAAGTATAATCTTTCCAAAATCGTCAAAGCTACCATTAGTTGACAAGTTTTAGACAGTAAATAAGACACGAGAGAGCAAAATctc from Benincasa hispida cultivar B227 chromosome 10, ASM972705v1, whole genome shotgun sequence carries:
- the LOC120087939 gene encoding glucan endo-1,3-beta-glucosidase 4-like isoform X1, which gives rise to MHDKWPAVVLLLMSSMIFHVAATATLSFFFSPTPSFLFLLFSPSSFFSRFIWKKEPWIWCPTRGCNVYMRKKMNGAFVGINIGTHVSSLPPASDVVSMLKQYEFTHVRLYNANAQLLKAFANSSIEVMVGVTNEEVLKIGKSPSAAAAWVNKNVALYIPATNISAIAVGSELLTSIPNAAPVLIRAMKYLYKALVAANLNLQVKVSTPQSMDVILTSFPPSTATFNSSLNSTIYQLLQFLKNTNSYYMLNVYPYYGYIKGNAYFPFDYALFQPLSINRQIVDPNTLLHYNNMFDAMLDATYHSIKALNFSGIPIVVTESGWPWSDGANEPHATKQIAEIYVNNLINRVLNGSGPPSEPTKPVNTYIYELFSEDQKLEPMSEKNWGVLSTKGSAIYRLSSLSSRVTGSSSVVYCVAKDGADSGKLQNGLNWACGQGGANCSAIQPGQPCFLPDNIINHASYAFNDYYQKMQRNGGTCDFEGTATLTNTNPSHGSCVYTGSGNPSSGNGASPPIPSLTPEPSIDFPSSSSKLEAEQFHFLVVTHAFFQGKPPREGMQRPIILIELLVLFGMHNPL
- the LOC120087939 gene encoding glucan endo-1,3-beta-glucosidase 4-like isoform X2 — encoded protein: MHDKWPAVVLLLMSSMIFHVRGAFVGINIGTHVSSLPPASDVVSMLKQYEFTHVRLYNANAQLLKAFANSSIEVMVGVTNEEVLKIGKSPSAAAAWVNKNVALYIPATNISAIAVGSELLTSIPNAAPVLIRAMKYLYKALVAANLNLQVKVSTPQSMDVILTSFPPSTATFNSSLNSTIYQLLQFLKNTNSYYMLNVYPYYGYIKGNAYFPFDYALFQPLSINRQIVDPNTLLHYNNMFDAMLDATYHSIKALNFSGIPIVVTESGWPWSDGANEPHATKQIAEIYVNNLINRVLNGSGPPSEPTKPVNTYIYELFSEDQKLEPMSEKNWGVLSTKGSAIYRLSSLSSRVTGSSSVVYCVAKDGADSGKLQNGLNWACGQGGANCSAIQPGQPCFLPDNIINHASYAFNDYYQKMQRNGGTCDFEGTATLTNTNPSHGSCVYTGSGNPSSGNGASPPIPSLTPEPSIDFPSSSSKLEAEQFHFLVVTHAFFQGKPPREGMQRPIILIELLVLFGMHNPL